One window from the genome of Blastopirellula retiformator encodes:
- a CDS encoding glycosyltransferase, with amino-acid sequence MNRGILRKIAEDPDFEVTVGGPAYFHGDLRPIEFEPEPEGSQLKTVAIPTRLSKYIHLFWYQGKTLRQLVRSNDFDVVHAWEEPYIYAGYQVSQSCRDQPARYCFRTAQSLNKRYPPPFNWFEKSVLRHASGWIAGASLVHQQMLERGFSESTGTILNLAVDTTAFRPLAPEHKCQVQQALGLQGPVIGFNGRLETDKGIEILLAALEKIKHRTWSCFFMGSGRLEGMIRQWAETHELTKRIAIKLIPHSEVPDYQGAMDIMVAPSQTMPNWKEQFGRMLIEAFAAGVPVIASDSGEIPFTVGDAGIIVSEKDVDGYAAAIQRLLDDDQQRQTLIDNGLKRADHFSVNQTAERYKQFYRELASREKV; translated from the coding sequence ATGAACCGAGGCATTCTCCGCAAGATCGCCGAAGATCCGGACTTTGAGGTCACCGTCGGCGGGCCCGCCTATTTTCATGGCGACTTGCGGCCGATCGAGTTTGAGCCGGAGCCCGAAGGTTCGCAGTTAAAGACGGTCGCAATCCCGACGCGCCTGTCCAAATACATCCATCTGTTTTGGTATCAGGGAAAGACGCTGCGGCAGTTGGTGCGTAGCAACGATTTCGACGTCGTGCACGCCTGGGAAGAGCCGTATATCTACGCCGGGTATCAAGTTTCGCAAAGTTGTCGCGATCAGCCGGCCCGCTATTGTTTTCGGACCGCCCAAAGCTTGAATAAACGATATCCGCCGCCTTTCAATTGGTTTGAAAAATCGGTCTTGCGGCACGCCAGCGGCTGGATCGCCGGCGCCAGTCTGGTGCACCAGCAGATGCTGGAGCGCGGATTTTCAGAATCGACCGGTACGATCTTAAACCTGGCGGTCGACACCACCGCTTTTCGACCTCTCGCCCCCGAGCACAAATGTCAGGTCCAACAGGCGCTTGGACTGCAGGGGCCGGTAATAGGATTCAACGGCCGACTCGAAACCGACAAAGGGATCGAGATCTTGCTGGCGGCGCTCGAAAAAATCAAGCACCGGACGTGGTCTTGCTTCTTCATGGGAAGCGGACGCTTGGAGGGGATGATTCGCCAATGGGCGGAAACGCATGAACTGACCAAGCGGATCGCCATCAAGTTGATTCCACATTCCGAAGTTCCCGACTATCAAGGCGCGATGGACATCATGGTCGCGCCGAGCCAGACCATGCCGAATTGGAAAGAGCAGTTTGGCCGGATGTTGATCGAAGCGTTCGCCGCCGGCGTTCCGGTGATCGCCAGCGATAGCGGAGAGATCCCATTTACTGTCGGTGACGCGGGGATCATCGTGTCTGAGAAAGATGTCGATGGGTACGCCGCCGCGATCCAGCGCTTGTTAGACGACGATCAGCAACGTCAGACGCTGATCGACAATGGTCTAAAACGGGCAGATCATTTCAGCGTCAACCAAACCGCCGAACGCTACAAGCAGTTCTATCGCGAACTAGCCAGCCGGGAGAAGGTGTGA
- a CDS encoding glycosyltransferase family protein codes for MKRATEQNNLNVPLHIITGQYPPASGGLADYTQRLAFGVSESGGDAIVWCCNASVSETPAGKSLRVCRPAASFGFCGILKLNRALAKFDRPRRLLVQWTPQLYGWRSMNVLFCLWVLVRGRVYRDEVEVMVHELFLPLVGSLKQRVAAIVQRLMVLMMLQGVSSVCTSTSAWTPGIKRYLVGRPINVTTLPIPSNIELVQDSDEVNRRRSTFQGQQIIGHFGTCGDLIAEHLEPIIQSGLAEFPDAVFLLFGRNSDRWASQLSLGDQASRKRIVGLGELPEREISLWLQACDVMVLPYPDGVTTRRGTTMASLQHGCCVITNDGPLTEGFWREQDALVLVEKPDSVQYVNTLRTLLSDTDSRARLCKQARRFYGKNFSLKHTTERYV; via the coding sequence ATGAAACGCGCTACCGAGCAAAACAATTTGAACGTGCCGCTGCACATCATCACTGGTCAATATCCCCCGGCGTCAGGCGGCTTGGCGGACTATACACAGAGGCTCGCATTCGGGGTGTCGGAGTCCGGTGGCGACGCGATCGTATGGTGTTGCAATGCGAGCGTTTCGGAAACGCCTGCAGGCAAGTCTCTTCGGGTTTGTCGTCCCGCCGCTTCGTTCGGCTTTTGCGGAATTCTCAAACTCAATCGGGCGCTTGCGAAGTTCGATCGACCTCGCCGCCTGCTTGTTCAGTGGACGCCTCAGCTCTATGGCTGGCGAAGCATGAACGTGCTCTTTTGCCTCTGGGTTTTGGTTCGCGGACGCGTCTATCGCGATGAAGTCGAAGTGATGGTGCACGAACTTTTCCTGCCGCTTGTCGGTTCGCTCAAACAACGTGTTGCTGCGATTGTACAGCGGCTTATGGTGCTGATGATGCTACAGGGCGTTTCAAGCGTTTGTACAAGCACTTCCGCCTGGACGCCGGGGATCAAGCGGTACCTTGTTGGACGGCCGATCAACGTCACAACGCTGCCGATTCCCTCAAATATTGAGCTTGTTCAAGATAGCGATGAGGTGAATCGGCGACGATCCACCTTTCAAGGCCAACAAATCATCGGACACTTCGGTACGTGCGGAGATCTGATCGCCGAACATCTGGAGCCAATCATTCAATCCGGTTTGGCCGAATTTCCGGATGCTGTGTTTTTGTTGTTCGGAAGGAACAGCGATCGCTGGGCGAGCCAGTTAAGTTTAGGCGATCAAGCGTCACGCAAGCGAATCGTCGGTTTGGGGGAGTTGCCCGAGCGCGAGATATCCTTGTGGCTGCAGGCGTGCGACGTCATGGTGCTGCCCTATCCGGATGGCGTAACGACGCGACGCGGCACAACGATGGCCAGTCTTCAACATGGTTGTTGCGTCATTACCAATGATGGGCCGCTCACGGAAGGTTTCTGGCGAGAGCAGGATGCGCTAGTCTTGGTCGAAAAACCAGATTCCGTTCAATATGTGAACACTCTTCGCACGCTCCTCTCCGATACCGACTCGCGAGCCCGTCTCTGCAAGCAGGCAAGACGCTTCTACGGTAAGAATTTCTCGTTGAAGCACACAACGGAACGTTACGTTTAG
- a CDS encoding oligosaccharide flippase family protein: MSRTQRSIWNFVTGVGSSVLTMLVGFVSVPLLIWLLGDEQFGAFRAVADWQMMLGFLELGFAQSVRAMFAEAAGEDSKYDAQDVMEYGRWIYYRLSVVLFIAVLVLAAAIPYLVIVSPEYIWDLRLGVLSFLPLAFITPLALYLYFADSRQHGYLINFGLTFQLLLITALSLTFAYFDYGIVGQCLAFTIGHMVLPIAIWRTFRRKLQETSCTSVSNPESRELVRSKLRELNTASMLMQFSGKLGMESDRILVGFLLGATAIVPFFATQRLLQVAQHQVLMLGSSSWAALAELHHQGERLRFNQRLIELTSFTAVLALAFCISIGVFSHEFVALWVGEEQFAGWSVVVAAATIAFFQPVVAQWKWAFAATGKTPLLVRMSLTWLVVNVTLSISLTYSFGLAGPLIGTAVANTFVYFLGLPFLLKSEFQTPHDAIVWAAAKPLLLGIPYAAIIWWLAQFRPDPGWIELAVSMAATASLYLLACWFLIWDAEIREIWRSRLRGLIIRKQTAVE, translated from the coding sequence ATGAGTCGTACGCAGCGGTCAATTTGGAATTTCGTCACCGGCGTCGGCTCCAGCGTTTTGACGATGCTGGTCGGTTTTGTCTCAGTGCCGTTGTTGATTTGGCTGTTGGGGGATGAGCAGTTCGGCGCGTTCCGCGCCGTCGCTGATTGGCAGATGATGTTGGGATTCTTGGAGCTAGGATTCGCTCAATCAGTTCGCGCAATGTTTGCGGAAGCTGCTGGCGAGGATTCTAAATACGATGCGCAAGATGTAATGGAATACGGAAGGTGGATTTACTATCGTCTTTCGGTCGTACTGTTCATTGCGGTCCTCGTTCTTGCCGCAGCGATTCCCTATCTGGTTATCGTTTCGCCCGAATACATCTGGGATCTGCGCCTTGGCGTACTCTCGTTTCTCCCTCTGGCATTCATTACCCCGTTGGCGCTCTATTTGTATTTTGCAGATTCGCGACAGCATGGTTACCTAATCAATTTTGGGCTCACATTCCAACTGTTGCTGATCACTGCCTTGTCGCTGACGTTTGCGTATTTTGACTACGGAATCGTTGGACAGTGTCTGGCGTTCACGATCGGTCATATGGTATTGCCGATCGCCATTTGGCGTACCTTTCGGCGAAAACTTCAAGAGACGTCATGCACCTCGGTATCGAATCCAGAGTCCCGAGAGTTGGTCCGAAGCAAGCTGCGGGAACTCAATACGGCGTCCATGTTGATGCAATTTAGCGGCAAGCTAGGCATGGAGTCAGACCGGATACTGGTCGGGTTTTTGCTAGGGGCGACGGCCATCGTGCCGTTTTTCGCAACCCAGCGACTTCTGCAAGTGGCGCAGCACCAAGTGTTGATGTTGGGCTCCTCGAGTTGGGCGGCGCTTGCGGAGCTTCACCATCAGGGCGAGCGACTTCGATTTAATCAGCGATTGATTGAGTTGACCAGTTTTACGGCGGTCCTTGCGCTGGCTTTTTGTATTTCTATCGGCGTCTTCTCCCACGAGTTTGTAGCCCTATGGGTTGGCGAAGAGCAGTTCGCTGGTTGGAGCGTGGTCGTTGCGGCCGCCACCATCGCATTCTTTCAGCCCGTCGTTGCTCAGTGGAAGTGGGCTTTCGCGGCCACCGGCAAGACGCCCCTGTTAGTAAGAATGAGTCTGACTTGGCTGGTCGTAAACGTAACGCTCAGCATTTCGCTGACCTATTCTTTCGGCCTGGCCGGACCGTTGATCGGAACCGCCGTCGCTAACACGTTCGTCTATTTTCTGGGATTGCCGTTCCTCCTCAAATCGGAGTTTCAGACGCCGCACGACGCGATCGTTTGGGCGGCGGCGAAACCATTGCTCCTCGGCATTCCCTATGCGGCGATCATCTGGTGGCTCGCACAATTTCGCCCCGACCCCGGTTGGATTGAACTCGCCGTATCGATGGCGGCGACGGCCAGCCTCTATCTGTTGGCCTGCTGGTTCCTGATCTGGGACGCAGAGATCCGCGAGATCTGGAGGAGCCGACTTCGCGGTCTTATCATCCGAAAACAAACAGCCGTTGAGTAG
- a CDS encoding glycosyltransferase family 4 protein gives MVPTTQSAAEVIRVGFNANLLVHPSMRGWNRYAVNLLENLPGAGVELVLYSMEPIAGAFRSRLESDAIAFSVSGKMSYFGWEQRWLPRQLRRDGIDAFHSPFHFGVPLLSPCPCVVTLHDAIGQRRWPAIGGWRGLANVRQWLNFGSHEIARRKSTKVITVSRFSQQELVRRLGIDAAKIIVIPEAADPTFAAIPSEELVKSTLQKFELPKPYFFYIGGFDARKNLPFLIRAFAAAEMSGVDLVLAGGDTTRQEELRDLSDQLDVSHQVRFIGRVDDTDLPALYRDALAFVYPSREEGFGLQLCEAMAMESPILASNATSLPEVLGDGGALFDPTQLDQLRDWLRRTATDPVLRKELAAKSRSRGADFSWRQTARETASVYRSIVASAGGAR, from the coding sequence ATGGTACCGACGACCCAATCAGCTGCCGAAGTAATCCGAGTCGGATTCAATGCGAATTTGCTCGTCCATCCGTCGATGCGCGGGTGGAATCGCTATGCCGTCAACCTGTTGGAGAACCTACCCGGCGCTGGCGTCGAGCTTGTACTCTATTCGATGGAGCCGATCGCCGGGGCATTTCGCAGCCGGCTCGAGAGCGATGCCATCGCATTCTCCGTTTCCGGGAAGATGAGCTATTTCGGTTGGGAGCAACGCTGGTTGCCGCGTCAATTGCGTCGCGACGGGATCGACGCGTTTCACTCCCCGTTTCATTTCGGCGTGCCGTTGCTTAGTCCTTGCCCCTGCGTGGTGACGTTGCATGACGCGATCGGCCAGCGGCGGTGGCCAGCCATTGGCGGATGGCGAGGCCTCGCGAACGTGCGACAATGGCTCAATTTCGGCTCCCACGAAATTGCACGTCGTAAATCGACGAAGGTCATCACGGTTAGCCGCTTTTCGCAGCAAGAATTGGTTCGCCGCTTAGGCATCGACGCCGCCAAGATCATTGTGATTCCGGAGGCGGCGGATCCAACCTTCGCCGCGATCCCAAGCGAAGAGTTGGTCAAGTCAACGCTGCAGAAGTTTGAGCTCCCCAAGCCCTACTTCTTCTACATTGGCGGATTTGACGCCCGCAAGAATCTTCCTTTTTTGATTCGTGCGTTTGCGGCCGCTGAGATGTCGGGCGTCGACCTGGTTCTGGCCGGTGGCGACACTACACGTCAGGAAGAGCTGCGCGACCTGTCCGACCAGTTGGATGTATCGCATCAAGTCCGCTTTATCGGACGCGTCGATGATACCGATTTGCCGGCTCTCTACCGAGACGCGTTGGCGTTCGTCTACCCAAGTAGGGAAGAGGGGTTCGGGCTGCAGTTGTGCGAAGCGATGGCGATGGAAAGTCCGATTTTAGCTTCGAACGCGACAAGTCTGCCGGAGGTCTTGGGAGACGGGGGCGCCCTATTCGATCCGACGCAGCTAGATCAGCTGCGAGATTGGCTGCGCCGGACGGCTACGGATCCGGTGCTGAGGAAGGAACTTGCCGCGAAGTCGCGCTCGCGAGGCGCAGATTTCTCGTGGCGACAGACCGCGCGAGAAACCGCATCGGTCTATCGATCGATCGTCGCTTCGGCCGGAGGCGCGCGATGA
- a CDS encoding glycosyltransferase family 4 protein produces the protein MLNVDGENRSRLRIVLVMIEPPLPFGNAAGRWFYALLKGLVERGHHVTALAACSNPDDIERSRELFPAPKYDLRLFRFPHRRGLATKMMTIRRPYSYMFSDELIANLRQRLAEGYDVLHMEHLWCGWLTPEDAAKTLINIHYLFSIDLAEIPRQGWRQWIDHQLMLRGERMLLQGPAKFLALSDRIAGAIRDRYPAASVDVVPLGMDLDKYDYIADEERTAQPVISVIGSMGWYPSRSAAERLLRDLWPRIKERVPNAKVQIVGWEARSALAEYLDMPDVEIHENVPEILPYFRHTAVLLYAPGRGSGMKVKVLESFALGVPVVTTSEGVEGIPVEDGVHAFVTGDDDEEAMVERTVQLLQSVELQNRHRQAARQLLEERCSDSAALDCLEAAYARLIATPA, from the coding sequence ATGTTAAACGTTGATGGAGAAAACCGAAGTCGCCTGCGAATCGTGCTGGTGATGATTGAGCCGCCGCTTCCTTTCGGAAACGCCGCCGGCCGCTGGTTCTACGCGCTGCTGAAGGGATTGGTCGAGCGTGGTCACCACGTCACGGCGCTTGCGGCCTGCAGCAATCCGGACGACATCGAGCGTTCGCGGGAATTGTTTCCGGCGCCTAAGTACGATCTGCGGCTCTTTCGATTTCCGCACCGACGCGGCCTGGCGACGAAGATGATGACGATTCGCCGGCCCTATTCGTACATGTTCTCGGACGAGCTGATCGCCAACTTGCGGCAGCGGCTGGCCGAGGGATACGACGTCTTGCATATGGAGCACCTCTGGTGCGGATGGCTGACGCCGGAGGACGCCGCCAAAACTCTGATTAACATTCACTATCTCTTTTCGATCGACTTGGCGGAGATACCGCGACAAGGTTGGCGGCAGTGGATCGACCATCAATTGATGTTGCGTGGCGAACGAATGCTGCTGCAGGGGCCTGCAAAGTTCTTGGCTCTCTCCGATCGGATCGCCGGCGCGATTCGTGATCGTTACCCGGCGGCCAGCGTCGACGTTGTGCCGTTAGGGATGGATCTCGACAAGTACGATTACATCGCGGACGAGGAGCGAACGGCCCAGCCGGTCATCAGCGTGATCGGCTCGATGGGGTGGTATCCTTCGCGCTCAGCGGCCGAACGCTTGCTCCGCGACCTCTGGCCGCGGATCAAAGAGCGCGTTCCCAATGCCAAGGTGCAGATCGTTGGTTGGGAAGCCCGCAGCGCCTTGGCGGAGTATCTCGACATGCCCGACGTTGAAATTCATGAGAACGTGCCGGAGATTCTTCCCTATTTTCGTCACACGGCCGTGCTGCTCTACGCGCCTGGGCGGGGGAGTGGGATGAAGGTGAAGGTCTTGGAATCGTTTGCGCTGGGCGTTCCGGTGGTGACGACGTCGGAAGGGGTAGAGGGTATTCCCGTCGAAGACGGCGTCCACGCGTTTGTGACCGGCGACGATGACGAAGAAGCGATGGTCGAGCGAACGGTGCAGTTGCTGCAGAGCGTCGAACTGCAAAACCGCCACCGCCAAGCGGCCCGGCAACTGCTAGAAGAACGCTGCAGCGACTCGGCGGCGCTCGATTGTTTGGAAGCGGCGTACGCCCGCTTGATAGCTACGCCTGCGTAG